In one window of Bradyrhizobium sp. AZCC 1721 DNA:
- a CDS encoding IS110 family transposase codes for MHILSENSHMDKMVIGVDVAKEWIDIAIAGDSRVKRIANSERAIDAWFMQIGAGSIGLVAFEPTGGYERLLRRCLRRAKVAFKQVHPNEVVAYRRRRGIKAKTDRIDAKLLADFAAEELARRDIESVPEADEVLRELASRRRQLQALLHAETCRCDVADSAIVRKSLRAVIAALERSLATVDKAIAERIASSAHAETSRRLQTFCGVGPAIAETLIADLPELGHLSGKKIAALCGLAPHTRDSGKQHGHASIGHGRSSVRKVLFNGARSAIQHNPVMKAFYRHLVDDNHRLGKVALTAVMRKMLVTLNAMIRDRSDWRHAARPAA; via the coding sequence ATGCATATTCTGTCGGAGAACAGCCACATGGACAAGATGGTGATCGGGGTGGACGTTGCCAAGGAGTGGATCGACATTGCGATCGCGGGTGACAGTCGGGTCAAGCGGATCGCGAACAGTGAGCGAGCGATTGACGCTTGGTTTATGCAGATCGGGGCCGGCTCGATCGGCCTGGTCGCGTTCGAGCCGACGGGCGGCTATGAGCGGCTTCTGCGACGGTGTCTCCGCCGCGCGAAGGTCGCCTTCAAGCAGGTGCACCCGAACGAAGTCGTCGCCTATCGCAGGCGGCGTGGCATCAAGGCCAAGACGGACCGCATCGACGCCAAATTGTTGGCCGACTTTGCCGCCGAGGAGCTCGCTCGCCGCGACATCGAGTCGGTTCCAGAGGCCGATGAGGTCTTACGTGAACTCGCATCGCGGCGCCGGCAGTTACAGGCTCTGCTGCATGCCGAGACCTGCCGCTGCGACGTGGCAGACAGCGCCATTGTGCGCAAGAGCCTGCGGGCGGTCATTGCCGCCCTTGAGCGTTCACTCGCTACGGTCGACAAGGCCATCGCCGAACGCATCGCAAGCTCCGCGCATGCCGAGACCAGCCGGCGGCTGCAAACCTTCTGCGGTGTCGGCCCCGCCATCGCGGAAACATTGATCGCGGACCTGCCGGAACTCGGACATCTGTCAGGCAAGAAAATCGCGGCCCTTTGCGGCCTTGCCCCGCACACGCGCGACAGCGGCAAGCAGCACGGGCATGCGTCCATTGGTCATGGCCGCTCCAGCGTGCGCAAAGTGCTCTTCAACGGCGCCCGCAGCGCGATCCAGCACAATCCGGTCATGAAGGCCTTCTACCGACATCTGGTCGATGACAATCATCGCCTGGGCAAGGTCGCGCTCACCGCCGTCATGCGCAAAATGCTGGTGACGCTCAACGCCATGATCCGTGACCGATCAGATTGGAGACACGCAGCCAGGCCTGCGGCATGA
- a CDS encoding MJ0042-type zinc finger domain-containing protein, which translates to MHIVCPHCTTSYAINPTTLGTGGRTVRCSRCKETWLARPEDAIELAAMPAAMPSAPLPSAPPTPAQSSQPAASDAAAEWEAMAREEEEQDTPVVDSPSISAGWPAEGEGSRQGGDRGGDSDWPSIARHDAEDHGDIPITTHRERLARLFRLPSLPRIPFIPSVGLPTACAAMGALILALMIWRTEIVRLLPQTATFYKMVGLEVNLRGLAFKDIKISNETVDGKPVLVIEGVIVGETKKPVELPRLRFSVRDAQGAEIYAWNAVLEQPVLKPGERAYFKSRLASPPPEGRNIDVRFFNKRDLAGHA; encoded by the coding sequence ATGCATATCGTTTGTCCCCATTGTACAACATCTTACGCCATCAATCCGACCACCTTGGGCACCGGCGGGCGCACCGTCCGCTGCTCCCGCTGCAAGGAAACCTGGCTGGCGCGGCCCGAGGACGCGATCGAACTGGCCGCCATGCCGGCAGCCATGCCAAGTGCTCCGCTGCCAAGTGCTCCGCCAACTCCGGCGCAATCGAGCCAGCCGGCCGCAAGCGATGCCGCGGCCGAATGGGAGGCGATGGCGCGCGAGGAAGAGGAACAGGACACCCCGGTGGTCGACAGTCCCTCGATTTCGGCAGGCTGGCCGGCCGAGGGCGAAGGGTCGCGCCAAGGCGGCGACAGAGGCGGCGACAGCGACTGGCCATCGATTGCCCGGCACGATGCGGAAGACCATGGGGATATCCCCATCACCACGCACCGCGAGCGGCTGGCCCGTCTTTTCCGGCTGCCCTCCCTGCCCCGTATTCCGTTCATCCCGTCCGTCGGCCTGCCGACCGCCTGCGCCGCGATGGGCGCGCTGATACTGGCGCTGATGATCTGGCGCACCGAAATCGTGCGGCTGCTACCGCAAACCGCGACGTTCTACAAGATGGTCGGGCTGGAAGTGAACCTGCGCGGGCTGGCGTTCAAGGACATCAAGATCAGCAACGAGACCGTGGACGGCAAGCCAGTTCTGGTCATCGAGGGCGTGATCGTCGGCGAGACCAAAAAGCCGGTCGAATTGCCGCGGCTGCGCTTCTCCGTCCGCGACGCGCAGGGTGCCGAGATCTACGCCTGGAACGCGGTACTGGAACAGCCGGTGCTCAAGCCCGGCGAGCGCGCCTATTTCAAGTCGCGGCTGGCTTCGCCGCCGCCCGAAGGCCGTAATATTGACGTACGCTTTTTCAACAAGCGGGATCTGGCCGGCCACGCCTGA
- the ftsE gene encoding cell division ATP-binding protein FtsE produces the protein MVRFENVGLRYGLGPEILRDLSFVIPAHSFQFLTGPSGAGKTSLLRLLFLSLRPTRGLVNLFGQDVSLLGKDQIAGLRTRIGIVLQDFRLLDHMTTYENVALPFRVMGRDESSYRREVIDLLKWVGLGERMDALPPILSGGEKQRAAIARAVISRPQLLLADEPTGSVDPTLGRRLLRLFIELNRLGTAVIIATHDITLMDQYEARRMVLHQGRLHIYE, from the coding sequence TTGGTTCGGTTCGAAAATGTCGGTTTGCGCTACGGGCTCGGCCCGGAGATTTTGCGCGACCTTTCCTTCGTGATTCCCGCCCATTCCTTCCAGTTTCTCACCGGTCCCTCGGGCGCGGGCAAGACCTCGCTGCTGCGGCTGTTGTTTCTGTCGCTGCGGCCGACCCGCGGCCTCGTCAACCTGTTCGGCCAGGACGTCTCGCTGCTCGGCAAGGATCAGATTGCGGGTCTGCGCACGCGCATCGGTATCGTGCTGCAGGATTTTCGTCTGCTCGACCACATGACGACCTACGAGAACGTGGCGCTGCCGTTCCGTGTGATGGGCCGTGACGAATCCAGCTATCGCCGCGAGGTGATCGATCTCCTGAAGTGGGTCGGCCTCGGCGAGCGCATGGACGCGCTGCCGCCGATCCTGTCGGGCGGTGAGAAGCAGCGCGCGGCGATCGCGCGCGCGGTGATCTCGCGGCCGCAATTGCTGTTGGCGGACGAGCCGACCGGCAGCGTCGATCCGACGCTCGGCCGGCGCCTCTTGCGGCTGTTCATCGAATTGAACAGGCTGGGCACCGCGGTGATCATCGCGACCCATGACATCACGCTGATGGACCAGTACGAGGCGCGGCGGATGGTGCTGCACCAGGGACGGCTGCACATCTATGAGTAG
- a CDS encoding cell division protein FtsX — MSRAGDEHGPLVDLGNERPQVPARARNMSPIVPRASISGRALVAVVAIMTFLASITTGTVLLVSASAAEWQSEVASEITVQVRPQAGRDLERDAAAVVEAMRTQPGIVQVKPFSKDESARLLEPWLGSGLSIEQLPVPRVVVARVQPGTTLDLAALRSRVTQVAPSASVDDHRAWIERMRSMTGATVFAGIGILALVIVATIISVSFATRGAMAANRPIVEVLHFVGAGDRYIANHFLRHFLRLGLEGGVIGGGAAMLGFGFSESIAGWFSGTPVGDQFAALLGTFSLPPSGYLALAVQAVAIAAITAWASRRTLFATLDDID, encoded by the coding sequence ATGAGTAGGGCCGGTGACGAGCATGGGCCGTTGGTGGACCTCGGCAACGAACGTCCGCAGGTGCCGGCGCGGGCGCGTAACATGTCGCCGATCGTGCCGCGAGCGTCGATCTCCGGCCGTGCGCTGGTCGCCGTCGTCGCGATCATGACGTTCCTTGCTTCCATCACCACCGGCACCGTGCTGCTCGTCAGCGCATCGGCGGCGGAATGGCAGTCCGAAGTCGCCAGCGAAATCACCGTTCAGGTGCGCCCGCAGGCAGGGCGCGATCTCGAGCGCGACGCGGCCGCGGTGGTGGAGGCGATGCGGACGCAGCCCGGCATCGTCCAGGTCAAACCGTTCAGCAAGGATGAATCGGCCAGATTGCTGGAGCCGTGGCTCGGCAGCGGGCTGTCGATCGAGCAGTTGCCGGTGCCGCGCGTCGTCGTCGCGCGCGTCCAGCCCGGCACCACGCTCGACCTCGCGGCATTGCGCTCCAGGGTGACGCAAGTGGCGCCGTCGGCAAGCGTCGACGATCACCGCGCCTGGATCGAGCGCATGCGCTCGATGACCGGAGCTACCGTGTTTGCCGGCATCGGCATTCTCGCGCTGGTGATCGTGGCGACGATCATTTCGGTGTCGTTCGCCACCCGCGGCGCGATGGCGGCGAATCGCCCGATCGTCGAGGTGCTGCACTTCGTCGGCGCCGGCGACCGCTATATCGCCAACCATTTCCTGCGGCATTTTCTCCGGCTCGGGCTGGAGGGCGGGGTGATCGGCGGCGGCGCCGCGATGCTCGGTTTCGGCTTCTCCGAATCGATCGCCGGCTGGTTCTCGGGCACCCCTGTCGGCGATCAGTTCGCGGCGCTGCTCGGGACATTTTCGCTGCCGCCGTCCGGCTATCTGGCGCTGGCGGTACAGGCCGTGGCGATTGCCGCCATTACCGCCTGGGCGTCGCGGCGGACGCTGTTTGCGACGCTGGACGATATCGATTGA
- a CDS encoding YdcF family protein, translated as MDLQHDDSTPRAGAARPRGWLRAVIVGSMAILFVAAAVGFIAFLSQLRGVEIKPARSADGIVVFTGGSSRVSDAMELLAGGYGKRLLISGVHPTNAVRDISRSLPDNQSLLGCCVDLDRSAVNTRSNAAETRRWAQERGFKSLIVVTSNYHMPRAILELSHAMPDVTLIPFAVIGEKWRDEPWWTSGATLRLLLSEYAKYVAAEVRVRLAGAGIDLVPEPSDQPAPAPGRPATAQVN; from the coding sequence ATGGATTTGCAGCACGACGATAGCACGCCGAGGGCGGGTGCCGCGCGGCCGCGCGGATGGCTGCGTGCGGTCATCGTCGGCTCAATGGCGATCCTGTTCGTCGCTGCGGCGGTAGGCTTCATCGCCTTTCTCTCGCAATTGCGCGGCGTCGAAATCAAGCCGGCGCGCAGCGCCGACGGGATCGTGGTCTTCACCGGCGGTTCGTCGCGGGTTTCGGATGCGATGGAATTGCTGGCCGGCGGCTACGGCAAGCGGCTATTGATTTCGGGTGTGCATCCGACCAACGCCGTGCGCGACATTTCCCGCTCGCTGCCCGACAACCAGTCGCTGCTCGGCTGTTGCGTCGATCTCGACCGCTCCGCGGTCAACACGCGCAGCAATGCCGCCGAGACGCGGCGCTGGGCGCAGGAGCGCGGCTTCAAGTCGCTGATCGTGGTGACGTCGAATTACCACATGCCGCGGGCCATTCTGGAATTGTCGCATGCGATGCCTGATGTCACGCTGATACCGTTCGCGGTGATCGGCGAAAAATGGCGCGACGAGCCGTGGTGGACCAGCGGCGCGACGCTGCGTCTGTTGCTGTCGGAATATGCGAAATATGTCGCCGCGGAGGTGCGCGTGCGCCTCGCCGGAGCGGGCATCGATCTCGTGCCGGAACCTTCCGATCAGCCTGCGCCCGCGCCGGGCCGGCCGGCGACGGCGCAAGTCAACTAG
- a CDS encoding sulfite exporter TauE/SafE family protein: MWDDVLLYVIIGFVAQMIDGAIGMAYGVTATSVLLGLGVPPATASACVHAAETFTTGASGLAHWRFGNVDRKLLLRLAIPGMIGGAIGAFALSELPGEALKPFISAYLLLLGAFIVWKALAARPIEAPTPRAVGPLGLFGGVLDAIGGGGWGLVVTSTLLGQGATPRYAIGSVNLAEFFVTLTISTTFFLTVGLSLWPIIAGLIIGGVIAAPFAALATKHIPDKVLMLLVGCVVVLLSLRTILMALASGP, from the coding sequence ATGTGGGACGACGTACTCCTTTACGTCATCATAGGCTTCGTCGCGCAAATGATCGATGGTGCGATCGGCATGGCCTACGGCGTAACGGCTACCTCTGTGCTCCTCGGCCTGGGCGTGCCTCCCGCCACCGCAAGCGCGTGTGTGCATGCGGCGGAGACATTCACCACCGGCGCCTCGGGTCTCGCCCATTGGCGCTTTGGCAATGTTGACCGCAAACTGCTCCTGCGTCTTGCCATTCCGGGAATGATTGGTGGGGCAATCGGCGCCTTTGCACTCTCCGAACTCCCCGGCGAAGCCTTGAAGCCTTTCATCAGCGCTTACCTCCTTCTGCTTGGCGCTTTTATCGTCTGGAAGGCGCTAGCGGCTCGCCCCATTGAGGCACCTACTCCGCGCGCAGTCGGCCCTCTGGGTTTGTTCGGCGGCGTCCTCGACGCCATTGGCGGAGGAGGATGGGGCCTGGTCGTGACCTCTACACTCCTTGGCCAAGGTGCGACGCCGCGCTACGCCATCGGCTCAGTCAACTTGGCCGAGTTTTTCGTCACTTTGACCATATCAACGACTTTCTTTCTCACCGTTGGCCTGAGCCTGTGGCCTATCATCGCCGGTCTTATCATCGGGGGAGTCATCGCGGCGCCGTTCGCAGCGCTTGCGACCAAACACATCCCGGATAAAGTCCTGATGCTTCTAGTCGGCTGCGTCGTAGTGCTCTTAAGCCTGCGCACAATCCTCATGGCACTCGCATCCGGTCCATAG
- a CDS encoding gamma-glutamylcyclotransferase — MSAIEFNDTEFSQGDLWVFGYGSLMWRPGFEFIERVPARLIGEHRALCVFSFVHRGTPEKPGLVLGLDRGGACRGIAFRVAEKHRAATIAYLREREQVTSVYREVMRSVWLENDARQRVSALVYVVDRGHVQYAGRLSLAEQLRHVLQGHGQSGVNRDYVLATVKAIEAEGFRDSQLHRLAAMLHTQHPPPLPTENSDR; from the coding sequence ATGTCCGCAATTGAGTTCAACGATACGGAATTCTCGCAAGGCGACCTCTGGGTGTTCGGCTACGGCTCCCTGATGTGGCGCCCGGGCTTCGAATTCATCGAACGGGTTCCGGCGCGGCTGATCGGCGAGCACCGCGCGCTCTGTGTCTTTTCCTTCGTCCATCGGGGCACGCCGGAAAAGCCCGGCCTCGTTCTCGGACTCGACCGCGGCGGCGCCTGCCGCGGCATCGCATTCCGCGTCGCGGAGAAGCACCGCGCGGCCACCATCGCCTATTTGCGCGAGCGCGAGCAGGTCACTTCAGTCTACCGCGAGGTGATGCGGTCGGTGTGGCTGGAGAACGATGCGCGTCAGCGCGTCAGTGCACTCGTCTACGTGGTCGATCGCGGCCACGTGCAATATGCCGGCCGGCTGTCGCTGGCTGAGCAATTGCGTCATGTGCTGCAGGGGCACGGCCAGTCCGGCGTCAACCGCGATTACGTTTTGGCTACCGTGAAAGCCATCGAAGCGGAAGGTTTTCGCGATTCGCAACTGCACCGGCTCGCGGCGATGCTGCACACCCAGCATCCACCGCCTCTTCCCACAGAGAACAGCGACCGTTGA
- a CDS encoding DUF2125 domain-containing protein, with protein sequence MPDMTPAPRRRPLWRLFIMPALLVIAAAAWSAFWFYAASEVGVRADAWALQEAKAGRVYACGKRSVAGFPFRFEVRCDDASVSLVSQIAGAQVPFTARLGEIMVIAQIYQPKLLIAEFKAPATLADRGQPPSMKVNWTLGRSSVSGLPDVPQRASIVFDNPSIDRVNGPVETPLARARHVELHGRLAEGSTKDHPVIEAVLQISGGNVQEVHPVLAQPFDTDIQTKLTGLRDFTPKPWPERFRELQAAGGHVEIVRSRIQQGDLISLAAGTLSLNAQGRIDGELQMTVAGIEKVIPALGLEKMLEEGVPQATLDRVAPGVKSQDLNNLFGALDKAIPGLGKVVKQNANAGVAAGINSLGKEAELEGRKARAFPLRFVDGAVFLGPLKVGQVPPLF encoded by the coding sequence ATGCCTGACATGACCCCCGCGCCGCGCCGGCGCCCGCTGTGGCGCCTCTTCATCATGCCTGCGCTGCTCGTCATTGCCGCCGCGGCATGGAGCGCATTCTGGTTCTATGCCGCTTCCGAAGTCGGCGTGCGCGCGGATGCGTGGGCGCTGCAGGAGGCGAAAGCCGGTCGGGTCTATGCCTGCGGCAAGCGTTCGGTGGCCGGCTTCCCGTTCCGCTTCGAAGTCCGCTGCGACGACGCCAGCGTTTCGCTGGTCTCGCAGATCGCCGGCGCGCAGGTGCCGTTCACCGCGCGGCTCGGTGAGATCATGGTGATCGCGCAGATCTACCAGCCGAAACTCTTGATCGCCGAATTCAAGGCGCCGGCTACGCTCGCCGATCGCGGCCAGCCGCCGTCGATGAAGGTGAACTGGACCTTGGGCCGCAGCAGCGTGAGCGGATTGCCCGATGTGCCGCAGCGCGCTTCCATCGTGTTCGACAATCCCTCGATCGACCGCGTCAACGGACCGGTCGAGACCCCGCTCGCGCGCGCCCGCCATGTCGAGTTGCACGGCCGTCTTGCCGAAGGCTCGACGAAGGATCACCCCGTGATCGAAGCCGTACTGCAGATATCGGGCGGCAATGTGCAGGAGGTGCACCCGGTGCTGGCGCAGCCGTTCGACACCGACATCCAGACGAAGCTCACTGGTTTGAGGGATTTTACGCCGAAGCCGTGGCCCGAACGGTTCAGGGAGCTGCAGGCAGCGGGTGGCCATGTCGAGATCGTGCGGTCGCGGATTCAGCAGGGCGATCTGATCTCGTTGGCCGCGGGCACATTGAGCCTCAATGCGCAGGGTCGAATCGACGGCGAATTGCAGATGACGGTGGCGGGAATCGAGAAAGTAATTCCGGCGCTTGGCCTCGAGAAGATGCTGGAGGAGGGCGTGCCGCAGGCAACGCTGGATCGCGTCGCACCCGGCGTCAAGAGCCAGGACCTCAACAATCTATTCGGCGCGCTCGACAAGGCGATTCCGGGGCTCGGCAAGGTCGTCAAGCAGAACGCCAATGCCGGCGTCGCGGCCGGTATCAATTCGCTCGGCAAGGAGGCGGAGCTCGAGGGGCGGAAAGCGCGCGCCTTCCCGCTGCGCTTTGTTGATGGCGCGGTGTTTCTGGGCCCGCTGAAAGTGGGCCAGGTGCCGCCGCTGTTTTGA
- a CDS encoding universal stress protein has product MSIKRILVPLPGSASHTGQIETALSAAKALGAHVQALFISEPPPPVTRGGLTVTEMGRTAAIPVNWHAEERERAARDAREVFAQACAVVGIPMLSASDEPGSPLAASWREAEGSYVEIAVQRAAAFDLMVAASATVMESLMAIAEQSLLRTRRPVLLAPASLQSDLTDSVMIAWDESPECWHAVSAAIPFMQLAKSVQVISVDRDASNRQASQAEVLAYLRCHGIGATGQVVAPELRSVGDTLLAAGAEHEAGLLIMGAYSHSRLREILLGGATRHILKNASARPVLLAH; this is encoded by the coding sequence ATGAGCATCAAGCGAATCCTGGTTCCACTTCCCGGCTCAGCCAGTCACACCGGTCAAATAGAAACGGCCCTGTCTGCCGCGAAGGCGTTGGGGGCTCACGTCCAGGCACTGTTCATCAGTGAGCCGCCGCCGCCGGTCACGCGTGGCGGCCTAACGGTCACCGAAATGGGACGAACGGCGGCCATCCCGGTAAACTGGCACGCCGAGGAACGGGAGCGAGCTGCGCGGGATGCGCGTGAGGTATTCGCGCAGGCCTGCGCGGTAGTCGGCATCCCGATGCTATCGGCGAGCGACGAGCCCGGCAGCCCGCTCGCAGCATCCTGGCGCGAAGCCGAGGGATCGTATGTGGAAATCGCGGTGCAACGGGCCGCTGCCTTCGACCTGATGGTCGCCGCAAGCGCCACCGTGATGGAATCGCTCATGGCCATTGCAGAGCAATCGCTGCTGCGGACCCGTCGCCCCGTACTGTTGGCGCCGGCTAGCCTGCAGAGTGATCTGACCGACAGCGTGATGATCGCCTGGGACGAGAGTCCGGAATGCTGGCACGCGGTCTCGGCTGCCATACCGTTCATGCAACTCGCCAAATCAGTGCAGGTCATAAGCGTTGACCGGGACGCCAGCAATCGCCAAGCCTCGCAGGCGGAAGTGCTTGCCTATTTGCGCTGTCATGGCATCGGTGCGACCGGGCAGGTGGTTGCACCGGAATTGCGCTCGGTGGGAGATACGCTGCTCGCGGCGGGGGCAGAGCATGAAGCCGGCCTACTGATCATGGGCGCCTATTCCCACAGCCGCCTGCGCGAGATCCTTCTGGGTGGGGCCACGCGCCACATCCTTAAGAACGCTTCGGCACGCCCCGTTCTCTTGGCGCATTAG
- a CDS encoding prephenate/arogenate dehydrogenase family protein: MSTVPIFRRVALIGFGLIGGSIARAVRVQGLASEIVTTARSEKTRARVTELGIVDRVLETNAEAVNDADLVILCIPVGACGPVTQEIAPFLKAGAIVSDAGSVKGAIVREMAPHLPGHVHFVPAHPVAGTEHSGPDSGFAELFINRWCILTPPEGTDPMAVETLRAFWAGMGARVETMTPDHHDLVLAITSHLPHLIAYTIVGTADELAQVTSSEVIKFSAGGFRDFTRIAASDPTMWRDVFLNNKEAVLEMLGTFNEDLSKLTRAIRRGDGEALFEHFTRTRAIRRGIVEIGQDSAAPDFGRPHPPLKKTE, encoded by the coding sequence GTGAGTACGGTACCGATCTTCCGACGCGTCGCGCTGATCGGCTTCGGCCTGATCGGCGGCTCAATCGCGCGCGCGGTGCGAGTCCAGGGGCTCGCGAGCGAAATCGTCACCACCGCGCGTTCGGAGAAAACCCGTGCGCGAGTTACCGAGCTCGGCATCGTCGATCGCGTGCTGGAGACCAACGCGGAAGCCGTTAACGACGCCGACCTCGTGATCCTCTGCATCCCCGTCGGCGCCTGCGGGCCGGTGACGCAGGAGATCGCGCCGTTCCTGAAAGCGGGCGCGATCGTTTCCGACGCCGGCTCGGTCAAGGGCGCCATCGTCCGCGAAATGGCGCCGCATCTGCCGGGCCATGTTCATTTCGTTCCAGCACATCCGGTCGCCGGCACCGAGCATTCGGGTCCTGATTCCGGCTTCGCCGAACTGTTCATCAACCGCTGGTGCATTCTCACCCCGCCCGAGGGCACTGACCCCATGGCGGTCGAAACGCTGCGCGCGTTCTGGGCCGGCATGGGCGCCAGGGTCGAGACCATGACGCCGGATCATCACGACCTGGTGCTGGCGATCACCAGCCATTTGCCGCATCTGATCGCCTACACCATCGTCGGCACCGCGGACGAGCTGGCGCAGGTAACGTCGTCGGAAGTGATCAAATTCTCCGCCGGCGGCTTTCGCGACTTCACCCGCATCGCGGCGTCCGACCCGACAATGTGGCGCGACGTGTTTTTGAACAACAAGGAGGCCGTGTTGGAAATGCTCGGCACCTTCAACGAGGACCTTTCAAAACTCACCCGCGCCATCCGCCGCGGCGACGGCGAGGCGCTGTTCGAGCATTTCACCCGCACCCGCGCCATCCGCCGCGGCATCGTCGAGATCGGCCAGGATTCCGCCGCGCCGGATTTCGGGCGCCCGCATCCACCGCTGAAGAAGACGGAGTGA
- the hisC gene encoding histidinol-phosphate transaminase: MNRPVPNPGILDIAPYTPGKSPVPEPGRKVFKLSANETPFGPSPKAIEVYKHVADHLEDYPEGTSRVLREAIGRAYGLDPNRIICGAGSDEILNLLAHTYLSQGDEAISTAHGFLVYPIATMANGAKNVVAPETNFTADVDAILARVTPRTKLVWLANPNNPTGTYVPFDEVKRLRAGLPPHVLLVLDAAYSDYVSRNDYELGLELVATTENTVMTHTFSKIHGLAALRIGWMFGPAHIIDAVNRIRGPFNVSTPAMLAAVAAIEDTAHVQKSKAFTEEWRNWLTEEIGKLGLKVTPSVANFVLIHFPTEKGKTSADADAFLTKRGLVLRALNNYGLPHALRMTIGTEEANRLVVDALRDFMAAK, encoded by the coding sequence ATGAACCGCCCCGTGCCGAATCCCGGCATTCTCGATATTGCGCCCTACACGCCCGGCAAGAGCCCGGTGCCGGAGCCGGGCCGCAAGGTGTTCAAGCTGTCGGCCAACGAGACCCCGTTCGGGCCGTCGCCGAAGGCAATCGAAGTCTACAAGCACGTGGCTGATCATCTGGAGGACTATCCGGAAGGAACCTCACGGGTGCTGCGCGAAGCGATTGGGCGCGCCTACGGGCTCGATCCCAACCGCATCATCTGCGGCGCCGGCTCGGACGAAATCCTCAACCTTTTGGCGCACACCTATCTCAGCCAGGGCGATGAGGCGATCTCGACCGCCCACGGCTTCCTGGTCTATCCGATCGCGACGATGGCGAACGGCGCCAAGAACGTTGTCGCGCCCGAGACCAATTTTACCGCCGACGTCGATGCCATTCTCGCGCGCGTGACGCCGCGCACGAAACTGGTGTGGCTCGCCAACCCGAACAACCCGACCGGCACCTACGTGCCGTTCGACGAGGTCAAGCGATTGCGCGCTGGCCTGCCGCCGCATGTGCTGCTGGTGCTCGACGCTGCGTACTCCGACTATGTGTCGCGCAACGATTACGAGCTCGGCCTGGAGCTGGTGGCCACCACCGAAAACACCGTGATGACGCACACCTTCTCCAAGATTCACGGGCTGGCGGCTTTGCGGATCGGCTGGATGTTCGGTCCGGCGCACATCATCGACGCGGTCAACCGCATTCGCGGGCCCTTCAACGTCTCGACGCCGGCGATGCTGGCGGCGGTCGCCGCGATCGAGGACACCGCGCATGTCCAGAAGTCGAAGGCGTTCACCGAAGAGTGGCGCAACTGGCTGACGGAGGAGATCGGCAAACTCGGACTGAAGGTGACGCCGAGCGTCGCCAACTTCGTGCTGATTCACTTCCCGACCGAGAAGGGCAAGACCTCGGCGGATGCGGACGCGTTCCTGACCAAACGTGGCCTGGTACTGCGGGCACTCAACAATTACGGCCTGCCGCATGCGCTACGCATGACCATCGGCACCGAGGAGGCCAACCGCCTCGTCGTCGATGCCTTGCGCGACTTCATGGCGGCCAAGTGA
- a CDS encoding chorismate mutase, with the protein MSKAPPAPPSLQELRKEIDAIDEQVHRLLMARGDIIDRLIQVKQTQEVGSAFRPAREASMMRSLVERHRGILPLDTIESIWRVIISTFTYVQAPFSVHADVSVGEPAMRDSARFHFGFVVPYVGHFSAQAAVEAVAKSKGDLALVSAVSSRTPWWSALEAEGAPKIIARLPFLERADHPAALPVFVISRVADDAMVTEVQMWSVRVSGWNADIARALAPLAEIVAVPDTAFDGAALLVSDAGAGFEKIKTALIQAGASVRSSALVGSHATRYTVPPNGSAKP; encoded by the coding sequence ATGTCCAAGGCTCCCCCGGCTCCGCCCTCGCTGCAGGAATTGCGCAAGGAGATCGACGCGATCGACGAGCAGGTCCATCGCCTCTTGATGGCGCGCGGCGACATCATCGACCGCCTGATCCAGGTGAAGCAGACCCAGGAGGTGGGGTCGGCGTTCCGGCCCGCGCGCGAGGCCAGCATGATGCGCAGCCTGGTCGAGCGCCATCGCGGCATCCTGCCGCTCGATACCATCGAGAGCATCTGGCGCGTCATCATCTCGACCTTTACTTACGTCCAGGCGCCGTTCTCGGTGCATGCGGACGTCTCGGTCGGCGAGCCCGCGATGCGGGATTCGGCGCGGTTTCACTTCGGCTTTGTCGTGCCCTATGTCGGCCATTTCAGCGCACAGGCCGCGGTTGAAGCCGTGGCGAAATCCAAGGGCGATCTGGCGCTGGTCTCGGCGGTCTCGAGCCGCACGCCGTGGTGGAGCGCGCTGGAAGCCGAAGGCGCGCCAAAAATCATTGCCCGGCTGCCGTTCCTCGAGCGCGCCGATCATCCGGCCGCGCTGCCGGTGTTCGTGATCTCGCGCGTGGCCGATGATGCCATGGTGACGGAGGTGCAGATGTGGAGCGTCCGCGTCTCGGGGTGGAACGCCGATATCGCCCGCGCGCTCGCCCCGCTCGCCGAAATCGTCGCCGTGCCCGATACCGCTTTCGACGGCGCGGCGCTTTTGGTGTCGGATGCCGGCGCCGGGTTCGAAAAGATCAAGACCGCCCTGATCCAGGCCGGCGCCTCGGTGCGCTCATCGGCTCTCGTCGGCAGCCACGCAACACGCTATACGGTGCCCCCGAACGGGTCGGCGAAGCCTTAA